From Anaerolineae bacterium, a single genomic window includes:
- a CDS encoding sulfurtransferase TusA family protein, producing the protein MTPERTLDARGLRCPMPVVKTSQEIKNVSIGGILEVLATDPGSVADIQAWCKSTGNELVGMEKGEGVFKFWIRRMK; encoded by the coding sequence ATTACCCCTGAAAGGACTCTGGACGCACGCGGGCTCAGGTGCCCCATGCCAGTGGTCAAAACCAGCCAGGAGATCAAAAACGTCTCAATAGGTGGCATCCTGGAGGTTCTGGCTACTGATCCTGGCTCTGTGGCTGATATTCAGGCCTGGTGCAAGAGCACCGGCAACGAACTGGTGGGGATGGAAAAAGGCGAAGGCGTCTTCAAGTTCTGGATCCGCC